The Deinococcus radiopugnans ATCC 19172 genome contains a region encoding:
- a CDS encoding NPCBM/NEW2 domain-containing protein, producing MSPIPSTASQTSMTKAARPLRWLVWCAPLILAACSGPSTPEEQVLTGGTPPAAQAPAEQDSMDDGGDYAWTDDGTDTKLSQESLKAGNNLLSNAAWTSATNGWGPIERNTSVGEAKANDGRPMSVKGKKYASGFGVHANSTMTFAIGGKCSTFISDVGIDDEVGNKGSVVFQVYADSVKLFDSGKMTGADAAKSIKVNIAGRKEVKLVVTDAGDKNTHDHADWGNPTLVDCTVAAKPSDPAPIPPTPVPVVPAPVPAPVIPAPVPIVPAPTPVPVVPAPAPKPATPSGPLVITKGGTYSGEYLSNDPAVAAIKIKTSEPVILENCTLRGRGHLIDASWTSANLTVRNCKGYGLNPDDRSRTPGRFLAAEGIVSLLIENNYMEKTAGIYVNQWQGNKGLPVSIVIRNNLARDIEGRYSDGNGGFQDKFHRVQFVQLNGMRDLSGAEIAWNRVENTARQSHVEDVINIYASNGTPSSPIRIHDNLINGAFAGRPDASYSGGGIMMGDGCGSGYIEAVGNTVLETSNYGVAVAGGNHMKIQGNTILALGKLNDGTLLDADSDAGFYMRNYCKTPNDTSTVIAEGNTVGWTIPNSKNPHARWDWSVTAGVERNNTRIQAANRSVDPQLLAQAVTDWERRAKAAGMVTGPR from the coding sequence ATGTCCCCCATTCCCTCCACTGCTTCCCAGACCTCCATGACCAAAGCCGCCCGCCCCCTGCGCTGGCTGGTGTGGTGTGCACCCCTGATCCTGGCGGCCTGCTCAGGCCCCAGCACTCCTGAGGAGCAGGTTCTCACCGGAGGCACGCCGCCCGCCGCCCAGGCGCCAGCAGAGCAGGACAGCATGGACGACGGTGGGGACTACGCTTGGACAGACGACGGAACGGACACCAAGTTGAGCCAGGAATCGCTGAAAGCGGGCAACAACCTGCTGAGCAACGCGGCCTGGACCTCGGCCACCAACGGCTGGGGACCCATCGAGCGGAACACCAGCGTGGGTGAGGCCAAGGCCAACGACGGACGCCCCATGAGCGTGAAGGGCAAGAAGTACGCCAGCGGGTTTGGCGTGCACGCCAATTCCACGATGACCTTCGCCATTGGCGGCAAGTGCAGCACCTTCATCAGCGATGTAGGCATTGACGACGAGGTAGGCAACAAGGGCAGCGTGGTGTTCCAGGTCTACGCCGACAGCGTCAAGCTGTTCGACAGCGGCAAGATGACCGGCGCAGATGCCGCGAAGAGCATTAAGGTCAACATCGCGGGCCGCAAGGAAGTCAAACTGGTGGTTACCGACGCGGGCGACAAGAATACCCACGATCATGCCGACTGGGGAAATCCCACCCTGGTGGACTGCACGGTGGCGGCCAAGCCCAGCGACCCGGCACCCATCCCGCCCACTCCAGTCCCTGTTGTTCCCGCGCCCGTTCCTGCCCCCGTGATCCCTGCACCCGTGCCGATTGTCCCGGCCCCCACACCGGTCCCCGTCGTTCCCGCACCCGCCCCCAAGCCGGCCACTCCCAGTGGACCGCTGGTGATCACCAAGGGCGGCACCTACAGCGGCGAATACCTGAGCAACGATCCTGCGGTCGCGGCCATCAAGATTAAAACTTCCGAGCCGGTGATTCTGGAGAATTGCACGCTGCGCGGACGGGGCCATCTGATCGACGCTTCATGGACCTCGGCGAATCTGACGGTTCGCAACTGCAAGGGCTATGGGCTGAACCCCGACGACCGCAGCCGCACTCCGGGGCGCTTCCTGGCCGCCGAGGGCATCGTCTCCCTGTTGATTGAAAACAACTACATGGAAAAGACAGCTGGCATCTATGTGAATCAGTGGCAGGGGAATAAGGGACTGCCGGTCAGCATCGTCATCCGCAACAACCTGGCCCGTGACATCGAGGGCCGCTACAGCGACGGAAACGGTGGTTTCCAGGACAAGTTCCACAGGGTCCAGTTCGTACAGCTCAATGGGATGCGCGATCTGAGCGGGGCCGAGATCGCCTGGAACCGGGTGGAGAACACGGCGCGCCAGAGTCATGTCGAGGACGTGATTAACATCTACGCCTCCAACGGCACACCCAGCAGCCCCATCCGCATTCATGACAACCTGATCAACGGTGCGTTCGCCGGGCGGCCCGACGCCTCGTACAGTGGTGGCGGTATCATGATGGGCGATGGTTGCGGCTCGGGTTACATCGAGGCCGTGGGCAACACGGTGCTCGAGACGAGCAACTACGGCGTCGCGGTGGCCGGCGGCAACCACATGAAGATCCAGGGCAACACTATCCTGGCCCTGGGCAAGCTGAACGACGGCACCCTGCTGGACGCTGACAGCGACGCCGGCTTCTACATGCGCAACTATTGCAAGACGCCCAACGACACCAGCACCGTCATCGCCGAGGGCAACACCGTGGGATGGACGATTCCGAATAGCAAGAATCCTCACGCCCGCTGGGACTGGTCCGTTACCGCCGGTGTGGAACGCAACAACACCCGCATTCAGGCTGCCAACCGCAGCGTAGACCCGCAGCTGCTGGCACAGGCCGTCACCGACTGGGAACGCCGTGCCAAGGCCGCAGGCATGGTCACCGGACCGCGCTGA
- a CDS encoding glycosyltransferase produces the protein MTSQAETASGAFPLVSVVTPTRGRADLLISRALRSALAQTLQNIEIIVVIDGPDPVTEAALATVQDSRLRVIALPHLVGGSEARNVGVQAARAQWIALLDDDDEWLPHKLEAQLRLAQTTVQPRPIVACHWIMRTPRGDTPQPPRLPDPHEPLSEYMLARRTPLERTCGLVSTMLFTSRDLLLDVPFTPGLPKHQDWDWLLRAAMLPGVGVVFVPEVSAIWYYEEARPSVSTHLDWRASLRWARRMRARGTMTRRAFAGFLNSHIVPAAQQLGDRQAALTLLPPLLAARPRPFELGLFIANSVLPTEVRRQGRARVDRLLGRIRKGQARTVQDRPAATRGSSGQIRTVALIDPLSGGHHGSYAATLARELTAQGIRVHLIGPAPFVEEVCRTVPQATGHVLPLFPGSGPDSGPAYYRLGRLARDRVNLRFLRAALQQAEEAGADTAHLLWLDSFVLPLLAALALRGNRPPALRATLHWAYFLREFQGGRLSQPVHRLMLRALGALGVRVMMHSGALTRSIGAGRLDAVPHPAHPPQFRADQREQVRQAVREQLTIPPQAMVLLAFGGTRHDKGSDLALDALTLLPPHVHLLVVGPTRAFDADALRARAERLGIMDRLHLRLEHVPDEEVEGFFLASDACLLPYRRTFAGQSGPLLIAASLGLPVLAADVGVLAETVNAYHLGELFAPEDPAALARCVLDFDAAAFAPHTARFLQEHTPQAFVDAVLRSYLGQTDH, from the coding sequence ATGACGTCGCAAGCTGAAACGGCCAGCGGGGCTTTCCCACTGGTGTCGGTGGTCACGCCCACGCGCGGGCGTGCGGACCTGCTGATCTCACGGGCGCTGCGTTCTGCCCTGGCCCAGACCCTGCAGAACATCGAGATCATCGTGGTGATTGACGGCCCCGATCCAGTCACCGAGGCTGCGCTGGCCACCGTGCAGGACTCCCGGTTGCGCGTGATCGCGTTGCCCCACTTGGTGGGTGGCTCGGAAGCCCGCAACGTCGGGGTGCAGGCGGCGCGTGCCCAGTGGATTGCCCTGCTCGACGACGACGACGAGTGGCTGCCGCACAAGCTGGAAGCGCAGTTGCGGCTGGCACAGACGACGGTGCAGCCTCGCCCCATCGTGGCCTGCCACTGGATCATGCGGACCCCGCGTGGCGACACCCCCCAGCCGCCGCGCCTGCCGGACCCTCACGAGCCTCTGAGCGAGTACATGCTGGCGCGGCGCACCCCGCTGGAGCGGACCTGCGGCCTGGTCAGCACGATGCTGTTTACCTCGCGCGACCTGCTGCTGGACGTGCCGTTCACCCCGGGCCTGCCCAAGCACCAGGACTGGGACTGGCTGTTGCGCGCCGCCATGCTGCCTGGTGTGGGGGTGGTGTTCGTCCCCGAAGTCTCGGCCATCTGGTACTACGAGGAAGCGCGTCCCTCGGTCAGCACCCATCTGGACTGGCGGGCCTCACTGCGCTGGGCACGCCGGATGCGGGCGCGCGGCACCATGACCCGCCGGGCTTTCGCTGGGTTTTTGAACTCGCACATCGTGCCTGCCGCGCAGCAGCTGGGAGACCGCCAAGCCGCGCTTACCCTGCTGCCGCCGTTGCTGGCGGCCCGGCCCCGGCCCTTCGAGTTGGGCCTGTTCATCGCCAATTCGGTCCTGCCCACCGAGGTCCGGCGCCAGGGCCGCGCCCGTGTGGACCGGCTGCTCGGCCGTATTCGGAAGGGACAGGCCAGGACGGTTCAGGACCGGCCCGCCGCAACTCGGGGTTCGTCCGGGCAGATCCGGACGGTGGCGCTGATTGATCCGTTGTCCGGTGGACACCACGGCAGTTACGCCGCCACACTGGCGCGGGAACTGACCGCTCAGGGCATCCGGGTTCATCTGATCGGCCCCGCTCCATTTGTCGAGGAGGTCTGCCGAACGGTGCCGCAGGCCACCGGACACGTCCTGCCGCTCTTTCCAGGCAGCGGCCCAGACAGCGGCCCGGCGTACTACCGTCTGGGCCGACTGGCGCGGGACCGGGTGAACCTGCGGTTTCTGCGCGCGGCGCTGCAGCAGGCCGAGGAGGCGGGAGCAGACACCGCACACCTGCTGTGGCTCGACAGTTTCGTGCTGCCGCTGCTGGCTGCGCTTGCTCTGAGAGGTAATCGCCCTCCTGCCCTGCGGGCCACGCTGCACTGGGCCTACTTTCTGCGGGAGTTTCAGGGGGGCCGGCTCAGTCAGCCGGTTCACCGCCTGATGTTGCGGGCGCTGGGCGCGCTGGGGGTGCGCGTGATGATGCACTCCGGTGCGCTGACGCGGAGCATAGGTGCCGGGCGGCTGGACGCCGTGCCGCACCCCGCACATCCGCCACAGTTTCGGGCAGACCAGCGTGAACAGGTCAGGCAGGCCGTGCGCGAGCAACTGACCATTCCCCCCCAGGCCATGGTTCTGCTCGCCTTCGGCGGCACCCGGCACGACAAGGGCAGCGATCTGGCGCTGGACGCCCTGACGCTGCTGCCCCCCCACGTTCATCTGCTGGTGGTTGGCCCGACGCGCGCCTTCGACGCCGACGCCCTGCGCGCGAGGGCAGAGCGACTGGGGATCATGGATCGGCTGCACCTGCGCCTCGAACATGTTCCCGATGAGGAGGTGGAGGGCTTTTTCCTGGCCTCCGATGCCTGCCTGTTGCCGTACCGCAGAACCTTTGCGGGGCAGAGCGGACCGCTGTTGATTGCCGCGTCATTGGGATTGCCCGTGCTGGCCGCCGATGTGGGCGTGCTGGCTGAGACGGTCAACGCTTACCACCTGGGTGAATTGTTTGCCCCCGAAGACCCGGCGGCGCTGGCCCGCTGTGTGTTGGACTTCGATGCTGCCGCCTTTGCTCCCCATACGGCCCGCTTCCTGCAGGAACACACGCCGCAGGCGTTCGTGGACGCTGTGCTGCGAAGCTATCTGGGCCAGACGGATCACTGA
- a CDS encoding UDP-glucuronic acid decarboxylase family protein encodes MNILLTGSAGFIGSHLTERLLADGHTVTGVDNYISGQPENTALFADHPNFKFIQADVSEGIPYRAGTFEGQTLDFVLHFASPASPPHYQQFPIETLMVGAQGTQHALELAHAHGARFLLASTSEVYGDPQVHPQPESYWGHVNPNGLRSCYDEAKRYAEALTFAYHRHHGLDTRVIRIFNTYGPRMRPDDGRVVTNLVVQALAGQPLTVYGDGQQTRSFQYVTDLVNGVVALMNAEESDAVHAPVNLGNPDEYTILQFAQVIRERIDPALEIIHEPLPADDPRQRRPDISRARELLGWAPTVDLDAGLARTVEGFRTSVGAVPASVERTPVAAE; translated from the coding sequence ATGAACATCCTGCTGACCGGCAGCGCCGGATTTATTGGCAGTCACCTGACCGAACGCCTGCTGGCGGACGGACACACCGTGACCGGGGTGGACAACTACATCAGCGGGCAGCCGGAGAACACCGCGCTGTTCGCGGACCACCCGAACTTCAAATTCATTCAGGCCGACGTGAGTGAGGGCATTCCTTACCGAGCCGGGACCTTTGAGGGTCAGACGCTGGACTTCGTGCTGCACTTCGCCAGCCCAGCCAGTCCGCCGCACTACCAGCAGTTTCCCATCGAGACGCTGATGGTGGGCGCCCAGGGGACCCAGCACGCGCTGGAGCTGGCCCACGCGCACGGAGCGAGGTTCCTGCTGGCCTCCACCTCCGAGGTCTACGGCGATCCGCAGGTGCATCCGCAACCCGAGAGCTACTGGGGTCACGTCAACCCCAACGGCCTGCGCAGCTGCTACGACGAGGCCAAGCGCTACGCCGAGGCGCTTACCTTTGCGTACCACCGGCACCATGGCCTGGACACCCGCGTGATCCGGATCTTCAACACCTATGGGCCGCGCATGCGTCCCGACGATGGCCGAGTGGTCACCAATCTGGTCGTACAGGCCCTGGCCGGCCAGCCCCTGACCGTCTACGGCGACGGTCAACAGACCCGCAGCTTCCAGTACGTCACCGATCTGGTGAACGGCGTCGTGGCGCTGATGAACGCGGAAGAGTCGGACGCCGTGCATGCTCCGGTCAACCTGGGCAATCCCGATGAGTACACCATTCTCCAGTTTGCGCAGGTGATCCGCGAACGGATTGATCCGGCGCTGGAGATCATTCACGAGCCGCTGCCTGCCGACGATCCCCGCCAGCGCCGACCGGACATTTCCCGCGCGCGCGAACTGCTGGGCTGGGCACCGACAGTCGATCTGGACGCTGGCCTGGCCCGCACAGTGGAGGGTTTCCGCACGTCCGTGGGCGCTGTTCCGGCGAGTGTTGAACGGACCCCTGTCGCCGCCGAATGA
- a CDS encoding UDP-glucose dehydrogenase family protein codes for MPHTPTLHAPMQVAVVGTGYVGLGTAALLAYFGHQVIGLDIDQGKVDMLRRGELPIYEPGLGELMAECGDRLQWTTDYSAAIPGADVIFICVGTPPLPGGQPDLRYLAAAAQDVARHLNGKMQVVVNKSTVPVGTGDWVARIIEDHAPDYKEHQYNVVSNPEFLREGTALFDSLYPDRLVLGGNDGAGVARLLELYAPLIEQDFQAPAHVPRPEGYTRPEVVATSLSSAEMIKYAANAFLALKISFANEIAGLCERVDADIEEVARGIGSDARIGRQFLSAGAGWGGSCFGKDTSALISTGEEYGYDMPILRAAVAVNQGQRQLVIAKLQKHLHRLQGKRVAVLGMAFKPNTDDLRDAPAHDTIARLNELGATVVAHDPVAMPRARREWGHLRYTEADSAEDAMIGADAVILMTEWKQYTELEWDGAVRTMRQPLVIDTRNALRCALSTGTLEQIGRRGQTPVTVLG; via the coding sequence ATGCCCCATACCCCAACCCTGCACGCCCCCATGCAAGTCGCTGTCGTGGGCACCGGCTACGTCGGCCTGGGCACCGCTGCCCTGCTCGCCTATTTCGGTCATCAGGTCATCGGCCTGGACATCGATCAGGGCAAGGTGGACATGCTCCGACGCGGCGAACTCCCGATCTACGAACCGGGCCTGGGCGAACTGATGGCGGAGTGCGGGGACCGGTTGCAGTGGACCACCGATTACTCGGCGGCCATTCCAGGCGCGGACGTGATCTTCATCTGCGTGGGCACGCCGCCGCTGCCCGGTGGACAGCCGGACCTGCGGTATCTGGCGGCGGCGGCGCAGGACGTGGCGCGGCACCTGAACGGCAAGATGCAGGTGGTGGTCAACAAGAGCACGGTGCCGGTGGGGACAGGAGACTGGGTGGCGCGGATCATCGAGGACCACGCCCCGGACTACAAGGAACACCAGTACAACGTGGTGAGCAATCCCGAATTCCTGCGCGAAGGCACCGCGCTGTTCGACAGCCTGTACCCGGACCGGCTGGTGCTGGGCGGCAACGACGGAGCTGGGGTGGCGCGGCTGCTGGAGCTGTACGCCCCGCTGATCGAGCAGGACTTCCAGGCCCCGGCGCATGTGCCCCGGCCCGAAGGCTACACCCGCCCGGAGGTGGTGGCCACCAGCCTGAGCAGCGCCGAGATGATCAAGTACGCCGCCAACGCTTTTCTGGCCCTCAAGATCAGCTTCGCCAACGAGATTGCCGGGCTGTGCGAGCGGGTGGACGCTGACATTGAGGAGGTTGCTCGCGGCATCGGCAGCGACGCGCGCATCGGGCGGCAGTTCCTGTCGGCGGGCGCCGGCTGGGGTGGCTCGTGCTTCGGTAAGGACACCTCGGCGCTGATCAGTACCGGCGAGGAGTATGGCTACGACATGCCGATTCTGCGCGCCGCCGTGGCGGTCAACCAGGGCCAGCGGCAACTGGTGATCGCCAAGCTGCAAAAGCACCTGCACCGGCTGCAGGGCAAGAGGGTGGCGGTGCTGGGCATGGCCTTCAAGCCCAACACCGACGATCTGCGTGACGCCCCGGCCCACGACACCATTGCCCGCCTGAACGAACTGGGCGCGACGGTGGTGGCGCACGATCCGGTGGCGATGCCGCGCGCCCGCCGGGAGTGGGGGCACCTGAGGTACACCGAGGCCGATTCTGCCGAGGACGCGATGATCGGCGCGGACGCCGTGATCCTGATGACCGAGTGGAAACAGTACACCGAGCTGGAATGGGACGGCGCGGTGCGGACCATGCGCCAGCCGCTGGTGATTGACACGCGCAATGCGCTGCGCTGCGCGCTGTCTACCGGCACGCTGGAGCAGATCGGGCGGCGCGGCCAGACTCCAGTTACGGTCCTGGGATGA